The Aspergillus luchuensis IFO 4308 DNA, chromosome 6, nearly complete sequence genome segment TCAAAACGAATGGTACTACCCCGATGATATCGCCCATGACCTTGATGGGATTGACCTACCAAAAACCACCAAGGACGAGGTCCTGGCGTGCGCTTGGGAGTACTCACGGTCTGTAATCCCACAGTACACGAACTGGGAGCGCTATATTGCATTTATGCGCATCATTATCATCGGGGTCATTGCCGAGTTTCAGGGTACCATGGTCGACGTCACTGCTGGGCCCAGAATCCTCAATTATAACCTCGATGAAGTTCTGGATGAACTTTTCCACGGCACCCCTGGGCATCTTGATATGGCCCGCGAATATAAAactttcctttttattaCATCTCAGAAAGTCAGTCACGCCAACAGCGAACTGTTCCGCCGGTATGTCAATGCTCTTGTCAATTCACCACAGCAGTGGTTTCGGATGCGAGACTGCGATGCCCTGGCTCGATTTACCATAGCCTCTGCCCTGGCTTGCAACGATCTCCTTGACATCTGGTTTACTGATGCGCAATACGATGTTCTCTGCGAGATCGGTGATACTATGTATGACGCTGTGGCTTTTTACAAACATCGCTCTGAGGGAGAAACCAACAGTACCTTCGCCTACATGCCAGAGGACCATCGTATTGATGCCTTTCACCGGGCACGACAGGTTCTCTGGGCGATAGATCTGGCAATGGCTGGTACACCTGGGCATCTCGCTGTCACCAACTTCCTACGCAGCTTTGGTGGCCCCATCCATATGATGATGCGTCGGTACCGCTTCGTGGAGGAGGACCTTACAGTGGGCAAGAGTGAGACCGAAGAGGTTATCAACCAAACACGTCTTAACAAGAAGCTTTGGAATCGTATTGACAGAAGAAAGACCGATGTAGCCGAAGATATTGAGCATTATAATAGGTCTATGGCGAGGAGCGATGAGTTTATGTTTCGTGGTTTGGCGGACTATCTTGATGGGGCCGACAACCAACATTGCCCTGAGTGTATATATCGTGAGGTCTACGGTGCTCAAAGAGATCATTGTTTCGGGGGTGTGCAGCTCTGTGATCAATGTCGTCTCGAATGGGGGCATT includes the following:
- the ABA3 gene encoding molybdenum cofactor sulfurase (COG:S;~EggNog:ENOG410PIUG); the encoded protein is MTIQNEWYYPDDIAHDLDGIDLPKTTKDEVLACAWEYSRSVIPQYTNWERYIAFMRIIIIGVIAEFQGTMVDVTAGPRILNYNLDEVLDELFHGTPGHLDMAREYKTFLFITSQKVSHANSELFRRYVNALVNSPQQWFRMRDCDALARFTIASALACNDLLDIWFTDAQYDVLCEIGDTMYDAVAFYKHRSEGETNSTFAYMPEDHRIDAFHRARQVLWAIDLAMAGTPGHLAVTNFLRSFGGPIHMMMRRYRFVEEDLTVGKSETEEVINQTRLNKKLWNRIDRRKTDVAEDIEHYNRSMARSDEFMFRGLADYLDGADNQHCPECIYREVYGAQRDHCFGGVQLCDQCRLEWGHFLETLPERAKRAFPDLNFEDLKSPLMLRTFMTIMRSSQ